The Miscanthus floridulus cultivar M001 chromosome 7, ASM1932011v1, whole genome shotgun sequence genome includes a region encoding these proteins:
- the LOC136462872 gene encoding RING-H2 finger protein ATL66-like codes for MAAPAPAGVAVPDELAPGPGREANKHGRAGAVRRHRQCAGARLLSLAVQAAVMAAALAIFVLFAAASALLLLVLVLAARAFRHHRGSRYRVPSLDPSSPSPPPLRTGLSPADIRLLPSFAFPGCCGGGDEAADSASCAVCLEAARAGERWRAMPACTHAFHAACVDRWLARSPACPVCRTAVAVTTS; via the coding sequence ATGGCAGCGCCCGCTCCAGCCGGCGTCGCCGTGCCCGATGAGCTCGCCCCGGGACCGGGAAGAGAAGCCAATAAGCACGGGCGCGCCGGTGCCGTCCGGCGGCACCGCCAGTGCGCCGGCGCGCGCCTCCTGTCGCTCGCCGTGCAGGCGGCCGTGATGGCGGCCGCGCTCGCGATCTTCGTCCTCTTCGCCGCCGCGTCCGCCttgctcctcctcgtcctcgtcctcgccgcGCGCGCCTTCCGCCACCACCGCGGCAGCCGCTACCGCGTCCCGTCGCTCGACCCTTCTTCCCCTTCGCCTCCGCCTCTCCGCACGGGGCTCTCGCCCGCCGACATCCGCCTCCTCCCAAGCTTCGCCTTCCccggctgctgcggcggcggcgacgaggccGCCGACTCCGCCTCGTGCGCCGTGTGCCTCGAGGCCGCGCGCGCCGGGGAGCGGTGGCGCGCCATGCCGGCATGCACGCACGCGTTCCACGCCGCCTGCGTCGACCGGTGGCTCGCCAGGTCGCCCGCCTGCCCCGTCTGCCGCACCGCCGTCGCCGTCACGACGAGCTAA